The Helianthus annuus cultivar XRQ/B chromosome 16, HanXRQr2.0-SUNRISE, whole genome shotgun sequence genome includes a window with the following:
- the LOC110920074 gene encoding ent-kaur-16-ene synthase, chloroplastic: MRGTRWVVDNKLDQLKFARQKTAYCYFSVAATLSSPELSDARISWAKNDILTSVVDDFFDVGGSIDELSNLIQCVEKYNLVPYLRDFLNYFEFLKDFMQSVGLETQLSNVSFALGPIVLPAIYFVGPKLSEEIVESSEYHYLYKLMSTLVRLLNDIHSFKREYKEGKLNAVALQLSNEESGNVEEEVVKEMMTMIKNKRREMMKLVTEEKGSIVPRACKDAFWNMCNVLNLFYAKDDGFTGDAILGIVKDVIYEPLS; the protein is encoded by the exons ATGCGTGGCACCAGGTGGGTAGTAGATAACAAATTAGACCAGCTCAAGTTTGCTAGGCAAAAGACAGCCTACTGTTACTTCTCTGTTGCCGCAACACTTTCATCTCCTGAATTATCGGACGCGCGTATTTCGTGGGCCAAAAACGACATCCTTACTTCAGTAGTTGATGACTTTTTTGACGTTGGTGGTTCTATCGACGAATTGTCCAATCTGATTCAATGTGTTGAAAAGTATAACCTTGTTCCATATTTACGTGATTTTCTTAattattttgaatttttaaaggATTTT ATGCAATCTGTTGGATTGGAGACACAGCTTTCAAATG TATCGTTTGCATTAGGCCCGATTGTACTGCCCGCTATTTACTTTGTGGGGCCCAAGTTGTCGGAGGAGATTGTCGAAAGCTCTGAGTATCATTATCTATATAAGCTAATGAGCACTCTGGTTCGGCTTCTGAATGATATACATAGCTTCAAG AGAGAATATAAGGAAGGAAAACTAAATGCTGTAGCGTTGCAACTGAGTAATGAGGAAAGTGGGAATGTGGAAGAAGAGGTGGTAAAGgagatgatgacgatgataaAGAACAAGAGGAGAGAGATGATGAAGTTAGTTACGGAAGAAAAGGGAAGCATTGTTCCTAGAGCTTGTAAAGACGCGTTTTGGAACATGTGTAACGTGTTGAATCTTTTTTATGCGAAGGATGATGGGTTTACTGGAGACGCGATTCTTGGTATTGTGAAGGACGTCATTTACGAGCCATTGAGTTGA